DNA sequence from the Rhodothermales bacterium genome:
AGCACTTCGGAGGGGCAGCCCGTCCACTCGGGCACGAACGTGTTGCCCATGTACTGCAGGTCCTCGACGCCCATCTTGCTCGACCAGAACCCGGACGCCGTGAGGTCCCGGAAGCTGGTGAAAAACGCGACGCCGTGTTCGACGCCTTCCGGCGCGGACTCGGGGTAGGCGATGTCGTCCAGCAGCGCGGTCTGCTGCGCGGCGGTGCAGTCGGCGAACGGCGCGCCGTACCGTTTCCGGCACTGGACATCGATCCAGGCGAGGCCGCCGCGCATCGGCGTCTGGCGGTTCGGGCTGTCGATCATCATGAAATCCATGTACTCCGGCACGCCGGCGTCCGTCGCGCTGCCGGAGCGGTCGTCTTTCGGGATGATGAGGTCGGCCAGGAGTTTGACCGTGCGCCATTCGTGTTCGGTGAAGAACGCCGGCGCGAAGGCCGACCGATCCTTGATCTGGCCCACCTTTTCGGAGGCGACGGAGGCATCGTGTTCGGTCCAGGAAAATCCTGCAGTGACGGGCGCCGCCGCCAGGAGTTTGAGCGATTCTCTGCGATTCATAGGGCGTACCGTTACAGATTTCCTTTTTTCCGTTGATCGACGATGTAATCCGCCGTGCGCCAGGCGAGCGCGAGGATCGTCCAGGTCGTATTCTTGTGCGCCTGA
Encoded proteins:
- a CDS encoding gluconate 2-dehydrogenase subunit 3 family protein, producing the protein MNRRESLKLLAAAPVTAGFSWTEHDASVASEKVGQIKDRSAFAPAFFTEHEWRTVKLLADLIIPKDDRSGSATDAGVPEYMDFMMIDSPNRQTPMRGGLAWIDVQCRKRYGAPFADCTAAQQTALLDDIAYPESAPEGVEHGVAFFTSFRDLTASGFWSSKMGVEDLQYMGNTFVPEWTGCPSEVLNDLGVRYED